A genomic window from Eriocheir sinensis breed Jianghai 21 chromosome 9, ASM2467909v1, whole genome shotgun sequence includes:
- the LOC126996175 gene encoding ubiquilin-1-like: MAEGSEDASTITLTVKTAKDKQQVEIAKDATVKELREVVSEKFSTSHEQVCLIFAGKILKDDEKLNQHNIKDGFTVHLVIKSNSPASQPNNRAASTTTSSSATNTTNAANAANAANAANATNTAAPNPFAGMAGMGGLGLGGLGGLGNLGVGNPNFQELQQHMQREMLNNPEMMRQIMDNPFVQQLMNNPEYMRAIITSNPQMQQLMERNPEISHMLNNPDMLRQTMELARNPAMLQELMRSHDRALSNLESIPGGYSALQRMYRDIQEPMLNAAQEQFGSNPFASLLGNSANIDSAQAGRENSEPLPNPWAPRGSSSSSTTTTTTSPSSGTTPTTSTTTTASNSTSTTSTTTTSTSSSSTTVPGLGGLGGLGGLGGLGGMGMGMGGAGLSGMLQSPGMQSLMQQMMENPQLLSSMINAPYTRAMFQNLSSNPELAQQIIGSNPLFAGNPVLQEQMRTMLPSFLNQMQNPEVQSFMTNPQALAAVVQIQNALDQLRQTSPGLFNVMGLNLPPGMSTTASTSTTASTTTSSPSSSSTTATSSNTTSTPSTTAPGLIPGLVPGTDAFANLMSTMSQALGQGMGGMGGGGLGGGGLGGGGLGGGSNPEQQYASQLEQLSAMGFINREANLQALIATFGDVNAAVERLLTRPDPQS; encoded by the exons TTGCGAGAGGTTGTCAGCGAGAAGTTCAGCACCTCCCACGAGCAGGTCTGCCTCATATTTGCCGGGAAAATTCTCAAGGATG ACGAAAAACTGAATCAGCACAACATCAAAGACGGCTTCACGGTGCACTTGGTGATCAAGAGTAACAGCCCGGCCTCTCAACCCAACAACCgagctgcctccaccaccaccagcagcagtgccaccaacaccaccaacgccGCCAACGCTGCCAATGCCGCCAATGCCGCCAATGCTACCAACACTGCTGCCCCAAACCCCTTCGCTGGGATGGCCGGGATGGGCGGGCTTGGGCTGGGTGGACTAGGAGGCCTCGGAAACTTGGGTGTCGGCAATCCGAACTTTCAGGAGCTCCAACAACACATGCAGAGGGAGATGCTGAACAACCCCGAGATGATGCGGCAGATCATGGACAATCCGTTCGTGCAGCAGCTGATGAACAACCCGGAGTATATGCGCGCCATCATCACTTCCAACCCCCAGATGCAGCAGCTTATGGAG CGTAACCCCGAGATCTCCCACATGCTGAATAACCCGGACATGCTGCGTCAGACCATGGAGCTGGCACGCAACCCCGCCATGCTGCAGGAACTTATGAGGTCCCATGACCGGGCTCTGTCCAACCTAGAGTCCATACCTG GTGGGTACAGTGCCCTGCAGAGGATGTACCGGGACATTCAGGAGCCCATGCTCAATGCTGCACAGGAACAATTTGGCTCAAACCCATTCGCATCACTCCTAGGGAACAGTGCTAACA TTGACAGTGCACAAGCCGGCCGGGAAAACAGCGAGCCACTCCCCAACCCTTGGGCACCGCGgggctcctcgtcctcctccaccaccaccaccaccaccagcccctcctcaggcaccacccccaccaccagcaccaccaccacggcctccaacagcaccagcaccacctccaccaccactacctccacatcctcctcctccaccacagtgCCGGGATTGGGGGGACTGGGGGGATTGGGAGGATTGGGAGGATTGGGAGGCATGGGCATGGGCATGGGCGGGGCAGGGCTGTCGGGGATGCTGCAGAGCCCCGGTATGCAGTCACTGATGCAGCAGATGATGGAGAACCCGCAGCTCCTCTCGTCCATGATCAACGCACCTTACACACGTGCCATGTTCCAg AACTTGTCAAGCAACCCAGAATTGGCTCAGCAGATCATTGGTTCAAACCCGTTGTTTGCCGGAAACCCAGTCCTGCAGGAACAGATGAGGACCATGCTGCCCAGCTTCCTCAACCAGATGCAGAATCCAGAGGTGCAGAGCTTCATGACCAACCCACAG GCCTTGGCAGCCGTGGTACAGATCCAGAACGCCCTCGACCAGCTCAGACAAACCTCCCCGGGACTCTTCAATGTGATGGGCCTCAACCTCCCACCTGGCATGTCCACCACggcctccaccagcaccaccgccagcaccaccacatcctccccatcctcctcctccaccacggcCACCTCcagcaacaccacctccaccccctccaccacagcGCCGGGCCTTATTCCAGGGCTTGTTCCGGGCACAGACGCCTTCGCCAACCTCATGTCCACCATG TCTCAGGCGCTGGGCCAGGGCATGGGTGGCATGGGTGGCGGTGGTCTGGGCGGCGGTGGTCTGGGCGGCGGTGGTCTGGGCGGCGGCAGCAACCCCGAGCAGCAATACGCCTCCCAGCTGGAGCAGCTATCAGCGATGGGCTTCATCAACAGGGAAGCCAACCTCCAAG CCCTCATAGCCACCTTCGGGGACGTGAACGCGGCGGTGGAGCGGCTCCTCACCCGCCCAGACCCCCAGAGCTAA